The DNA segment AATTCACTTTCTGCAATATCAGCACCTAACCAGAAATCAGAGAAGAAATAATTGGTTGAAAGACGTTCAAAGTATTCGCCCAGAGCAGAGGCTAATGCTGCTTTTTTGCTGGCACCTTTACCGTTAGTAAAACATAAAGGGCAATCTTTATCGCGAATATGAACAGACCAAACGTTAGGAACAGGGTTTAACCATGAAGCTTCTTCAATGTTAAATCCTAAGTCGGTTAATTTTTGCTGAAAGCTAGCGATAGAATCTTCCAGTGCGGCATCTTTGCCAGGAATAAATGTTTGTGACATGGCAGGTTTCATCAATATTTTGCTGGTGATAATTAGGCGCACATGATACTGAAATCCCCTGTAATGCACTAACGATTTCTTATGACTAAAAATTACTATCTATATAAAAAACTCATTATTTATTTGATATATGAGTTTTTTTAATAAATTCGTTCGATTTATCACGGAATTTATAATTAAAAGTCATCATAATTAGATTCATTTATTTATTAATTTATAAGGGATCGAAAAAATGATGAAGAAAACATTGCTTGCCAGTTTGTTAGCTGTAATCAGTGGTTCTGTTTTCGCTTTGCCTAATGTCACTATTCTTGCAACAGGTGGAACGATTGCAGGCGGCGGTGATTCAGCAACACAGTCTAGCTATACGGCAGGTAAATTAGGCATTGATGTGTTGATCAATGCGGTGCCTGAAGCGAAGCAAGTGGCTAATTTGAAAGGTGAGCAAGTCGTTAATATCGGTTCTCAAGATATGAATGACCAAGTTTGGTTAAAACTCGCTAAAAAAATTAATGAAGATTGCGATAAAACCGACGGGTTCGTGATAACACATGGTACTGATACCATGGAGGAAACAGCATATTTTCTTGATTTAACAACTGCCTGTAAAAAACCTGTTGTAATGGTAGGCGCAATGCGACCTGCTACGGCATTAGGTGCTGAAGGTCCTTTAAATCTTTTTAATGCGGTTGTGATTGCAAGTGATAAAGCCTCTGAAAATCGTGGTGTATTAGTCACAATGAATAATGCGGTTATCAGTGGTAAAGATGTTGTAAAAATGAATACTACTGAAGTACAAGCATTCCAGCCTGTTAATGCAGGCGCTCAAGGCTATGTGCATAACGGTAAGGTTCATTATTATACTGCAGCATTACCTCGTGCAGATAAAGCCGCATTTGATGTGAGTAAATTAACCGAATTGCCAAAAGTTGGTATTGTTTATAACTACTCCAATGCATCTGATTTACCAGCAAAAGCCTTTATTGATAATGGCTACAAAGGTATTGTCAGTGCCGGTGTGGGTAACGGTAACTTATATACTGATATTTTTGATACCTTAGCTGATGGTGCAAAAAAAGGTGTCGTTGTTGTACGAGCAAGCCGTGTACCAGTAGGATTTACTACACAAAATGGTGAAGTTGATGATGCAAAATATGGTTTTGTTGCGTCAGAGCGCTTAAACCCACAAAAAGCAAGAGTGTTATTACAGTTATCTCTGACTGAAACGCAAGATCCAGCGAAGATCCAAGAGAATTTCGAAAAGTATTAATTTAAAATAGTTTGAATAATAACAAGGCCTCATTAATGAGGCTTTGTTATTTTAAAGGGGGAAATAACTAATTTGTTTTGGCTCTAGAAACAACAACTCTCGCTGTAAAGAAAGCAATTAATGGCGTTATTGCAAACACAATAAATAGCCAATGTGCGGCATTTTGTGCGCCAAGAATACCTCCCGGATCTGTTAATCCTGCCATATTAACCACAGTCCCTGAAATAGATGCACCAACAGCCGTTGAAAACAACTGGATTGTGGTAATGGATGTGGCTGCTTTTTGAGCTTCTTGTCCCTGAGAAACATGTAAAACACGGGTTAAATAATGGGGCCATGCCATACCAATTCCGGCACCTGTAAAAAAGAGAGCGATACAAATAATGATAATCTGCCCATAAGGTATGGTTAGCGCATTAGAGATAAATAAACCAAGGATCACGATGGCTGAGAAATTAATCATTGGACCAAAACGCATTAACCTGTGAGCAGTAGATTGTTTACTTGATGAAGACATAATGGCAGAGAAAGACCAACCCGCACCAACTAATGCTGCTAAATAGCCTGAAAGCAGTGGCGTAATATTATGGATAATTTGCAAGAAATAGGGCACAAAGACTTCTGTTTGTACACTAATTCCTAATAAAGCCATGGTGAGATATATTGGTGCTAACGGTGCAGAAAAAGAAAATGTCCCTTTAGGAAATAAGCCATCATTTGATTTTTTATCAATATGGATTAACAGTAGAATAAAGATAAAAGCAAATATAAAGGATAAGGCATTATATAAAATAACGTTATAAAGGCTACCAATAGAAATAGATAATACAGCCAACATTAATAAAATAAGTTGTTGATAAGGTAATGGCGTTTTCGCGACGATATTATCGGCATTATTTTCGGTAGGAAGAATAGTAAATAATAAAATAGCGTAAGGAATACCTACAAATAAAATAGACCAAAATGCACCGCGCCAAACATCATATTCAGCAAATATTCCCCCTAGCGCAGGACCTAATAGTGTCGAGATCCCCCACATGCTAGACATTAATGCCATGGCTCTAGACCAAAGAGGTTGAGGAAACATCACTCGGACTAAAGAGTAAGCAAGAGCCAGTAACATTCCTCCGCCAGCCCCTTGAATAAATCGCCCTATAAGTAGTATTTGCATTGAGGGCGCTGTTGCACAAATAACAGAACCGGCTAAAAAGCAAATTGTGGCAAAAAGATAACTATTGCGAGGTGCAAGTACGCTCAGTAATCGTGAAGTTAATGCGGAAGAGAGAATTGAAGCTAGGATAAAAACGGTGGTGTTCCACGCATATAAATTAAGCCCACCAATATCACGCACAATTGAAGGTAGCGTTGTGATCGTAATATAGACATTAATTGCGTGTAATGCGACACCTCCTGCTAAAGCGAGCGATTTTAGACTATTTTTTCCATGAAGAAGCATTCCCCAGCTCGCTTCTTCTTTTTTATTTACACTCCCCGACATAAAACACTCCTAACCATTATTTTTATATTCTGCATATTATGCGTTAGTTCACAATAATCATTGCGCCAATTTAACGGGAATGATACAACCGATAAAGGTCATTTTGTAAAAACATATTCAGATAGGGTGAATTTGAATGAGTCAGGTATATAACTTTAGTGCAGGTCCGGCTATGTTACCGGCAGAAGTCCTTCGTCGTGCAGAATTAGAATTATGCAACTGGCATGAACTTGGGCGTTCGGTTATGGAAATTAGCCACCGCAGTAAAGAGTTTCTTGAGGTTGCTCATCAGGCAGAACAAGATCTTCGCGATCTTCTCAATGTGCCAGAAAACTACAAAATTCTTTTTTGCCACGGTGGTGCTCGTGGTCATTTTGCTGCTTTACCTCTCAATTTATTAGGCGATAAAGCAAGCGCTGATTATATTGACGGTGGTTATTGGGCTAAAAGTGCAGCTGAAGAAGCTGAAAAATATTGTTCGCCAAATATCATTAAAATTAAAACAGAAGTTGATGGCAAAATTGGCGTTAAACCAATGAAAGAGTGGCAATTAAGTGCTGATGCAGCTTATGTGCATTATTGCCCAAATGAAACCATTGATGGTATTGCCATTCATGAAGAGCCAGATTTTGATGACAGCAAAATTGTTATTGCTGACTATTCATCTTCTATTTTATCTCAACCGATAGATGTTAGCCGTTTTGGTGTTATCTATGCGGGCGCACAAAAGAATATTGGTCCTGCGGGTTTAACGCTTGTTATTATTCGTGAAGATCTATTAGGTAAAGCGCGTAAAGAAACGCCTTCTGTGTTTGATTACACTGTGCTTGCTGAAAATGATTCCATGTTTAATACACCACCTACTTTTGCTTGGTATTTATCAGGTATGGTCTTTAAATGGCTGAAAGAGCAAGGTGGTTTGCAAGAGATGGCAAAACGTAACTACGAAAAAGCAACACTTCTTTATAGTGCAATTGATAATAGTGATTTCTATATCAATCGCGTTGCCACAGAAAATCGTTCACTCATGAATGTACCTTTCCAAATGTCTTCTCCTGAGCTGGACTCTGTATTCTTAAAAGAGGCAGAAGCACAAGGTTTAGTTGCATTAAAAGGTCACCGTGTATCAGGTGGTATGCGTGCTTCAATTTATAACGCAATGCCATTGGAAGGTGTTCAAGCATTAGTTGACTTTATGGCTGATTTTGAACGTCGCCATGCGTAATAAATAAGATCTAGAATAAGAAAATCTGCTGAAAATACAGGTTTTCTTATTCATTCAATATTTAAGATGTTAACAATTAAAATTGAATTACCCAGTACAGAATTAATAAATAAAAATATAAGTACCTAAATGATTTTATATTTAATTAAATAGCATCCCCAGTTAATTTATTTGTCTATTGGAGTTTTTACCTGTTTATGGAATCGTTAACATTACAACCTATCGCTCATATCGAAGGTGTTATTAATTTACCAGGATCAAAAAGTGTCTCTAACCGTGCGTTGTTATTAGCGGCTTTAGCTAAAGGTAAAACTCGTCTAACCAACCTATTAGATAGTGATGATATTCGTCATATGCTTAATGCATTAAAAGCGTTAGGTGTGCAATACCAATTATCAAATAACAATACGGTATGTGATATTAAAGGGCTAGGTGGGAAATTTAAAACCAATTCGCCATTAGAGCTATTTTTAGGTAATGCTGGTACAGCAATGCGCCCATTAGCGGCAGCATTAAGTCTTGGTGAGCACGATATTATTCTCACGGGTGAACCCCGTATGAAAGAGCGTCCAATTGGGCATTTAGTTGACGCTTTACGCCAAGGTGGCGCAAAAATTGACTACCTTGAACAAACGGATTATCCGCCAATTCGCTTATGTGGTGGTTTTTTAGGTGGTAATGTTGAGGTTGATGGGAGTGTTTCTAGCCAATTTTTGACTGCATTATTAATGACGGCACCTTTAGCTGAACAAGATACGATTATCACCATTAAAGGCGAGTTAGTATCAAAGCCTTACATTGATATTACCTTAGCATTAATTAATACCTT comes from the Proteus appendicitidis genome and includes:
- the ansB gene encoding L-asparaginase 2 codes for the protein MMKKTLLASLLAVISGSVFALPNVTILATGGTIAGGGDSATQSSYTAGKLGIDVLINAVPEAKQVANLKGEQVVNIGSQDMNDQVWLKLAKKINEDCDKTDGFVITHGTDTMEETAYFLDLTTACKKPVVMVGAMRPATALGAEGPLNLFNAVVIASDKASENRGVLVTMNNAVISGKDVVKMNTTEVQAFQPVNAGAQGYVHNGKVHYYTAALPRADKAAFDVSKLTELPKVGIVYNYSNASDLPAKAFIDNGYKGIVSAGVGNGNLYTDIFDTLADGAKKGVVVVRASRVPVGFTTQNGEVDDAKYGFVASERLNPQKARVLLQLSLTETQDPAKIQENFEKY
- the serC gene encoding 3-phosphoserine/phosphohydroxythreonine transaminase, whose amino-acid sequence is MSQVYNFSAGPAMLPAEVLRRAELELCNWHELGRSVMEISHRSKEFLEVAHQAEQDLRDLLNVPENYKILFCHGGARGHFAALPLNLLGDKASADYIDGGYWAKSAAEEAEKYCSPNIIKIKTEVDGKIGVKPMKEWQLSADAAYVHYCPNETIDGIAIHEEPDFDDSKIVIADYSSSILSQPIDVSRFGVIYAGAQKNIGPAGLTLVIIREDLLGKARKETPSVFDYTVLAENDSMFNTPPTFAWYLSGMVFKWLKEQGGLQEMAKRNYEKATLLYSAIDNSDFYINRVATENRSLMNVPFQMSSPELDSVFLKEAEAQGLVALKGHRVSGGMRASIYNAMPLEGVQALVDFMADFERRHA
- a CDS encoding MFS transporter produces the protein MSGSVNKKEEASWGMLLHGKNSLKSLALAGGVALHAINVYITITTLPSIVRDIGGLNLYAWNTTVFILASILSSALTSRLLSVLAPRNSYLFATICFLAGSVICATAPSMQILLIGRFIQGAGGGMLLALAYSLVRVMFPQPLWSRAMALMSSMWGISTLLGPALGGIFAEYDVWRGAFWSILFVGIPYAILLFTILPTENNADNIVAKTPLPYQQLILLMLAVLSISIGSLYNVILYNALSFIFAFIFILLLIHIDKKSNDGLFPKGTFSFSAPLAPIYLTMALLGISVQTEVFVPYFLQIIHNITPLLSGYLAALVGAGWSFSAIMSSSSKQSTAHRLMRFGPMINFSAIVILGLFISNALTIPYGQIIIICIALFFTGAGIGMAWPHYLTRVLHVSQGQEAQKAATSITTIQLFSTAVGASISGTVVNMAGLTDPGGILGAQNAAHWLFIVFAITPLIAFFTARVVVSRAKTN